A DNA window from Engraulis encrasicolus isolate BLACKSEA-1 chromosome 3, IST_EnEncr_1.0, whole genome shotgun sequence contains the following coding sequences:
- the adamts13 gene encoding A disintegrin and metalloproteinase with thrombospondin motifs 13 — protein MATHTHTHTLSLLLTLAVSLALLGAAVLTRRPDPPQDTASPHSEEVKYALGSSTAGSGLQRQRRAAAAVVSDVSHLELLVVVGADVQQIHRQDTERYILTNLNIASELLRDATLGANFRVHLVRMIILTEPEPEIVMSSNISASLRSVCQWGQKINPANDSDPLHADLLLYVTRYDLVLPNGNKLVRGVTQLGGACSSQWSCVITEDTGFDLGITIAHEIGHSFGINHDGVGNSCSGGGFMMASDGGYNSIDLTWSQCSRTQLHAFYSAGKAGCVSDLPVIGGSALQDWKPGLYYGVDDQCRIAFGSQARACTFTSNDMEACRVLSCHVAPGDQSSCKRLLVPLLDGTECAPDQWCLKGRCVSPDSVGAAMVVHGAWSSWSPASLCSRTCGGGVTHRRRSCNNPRPAFGGRDCEGVDIEAELCNQQSCVSTQLDFMAQQCSQTDAQALHIPPGDPVHHTWLPAVDHATGDLQCRLMCVSADESFMVSRGLKFVDGTRCQPDQPTPPGTIATCLGGHCQEFGCDGVLHSGKVLDVCGVCGGDSSSCVITTNTYSGGNAGEYVTFLTLPVNATQVRIVNTKPVFTHMAVLQGDGYIVAGQGSISLNVTHPSPLEDDHVTFHLYLTPDLLPSTEEITLQGPLQHDTHIQVFRRYGKEYGEQTDPEISYQYYTPITTGGSRDVYSWTNTTGPCSVTCGTGVQQVEWLCVDVATGGRRDESLCGDDSRTQQQHTHCSMPACPPSWEVGEFGACSASCGGGEKVREVSCVQSLGGGQVIQVAPPLCPPDARPHTHTPCGTQPCPARWRVSEPGVCSAVCGPGVAQRNVTCVREQQGEELEAGPNDCPKPRPPDTLPCVVDVCPIGWEDMAKAHPEVLVQRSRPAHVYVWSPMVGQCSRSCGNGSQQVWYTCVDHQSRFGVSESHCEASSKPQPHTTTCNTHHCPPVWRYVEGVCSVSCGGGVARRVLYCSRPVGGAKREGEGGPEAEAEAEGEGEGEGEGEEMLSDTHCLAVPRPLDTVECNTQPCPAIWSIASVSPCSVTCGVGVSERRAVCVQYQKGRVLSVPEDRCSHAREPIRIVPCRLQPCTFTWDSRQWSKCSSPCGYGVQSRAVFCRGPAQPDPVSPLLCMTLPKPITIQTCYAGECGAPTHTHTHTRTEDTHTRTQDTHTPGKEEEEMRTTQMPLARRVVTSSRGDRQGEVTSSTAAPKHTPVTMATAAPTIPSQTSVCGQLLLQPSGTIDLRNVTQRRCRVAIGRPLDEVITVRFEASTLDCRAREYVAFYDRLILIRKCERLIGSELKSRTNVLLVRQGRVTPGNGILLTYTSSKNPKSSRTQECDVQLFAASGELENPTKRKNSGLSGDSGNSSPPDDNGAPSGSAEACRVFINAPPSMQIRIQALGMLNSTVAHTYVLVRDVDTLQTSVYSGHQLFLWSSVGSRAELEFHGDYTHQEGTFRAQYTFI, from the exons ccGGAGATCGTGATGTCGTCCAACATCTCTGCGAGTTTGAGGAGTGTGTGTCAATGGGGCCAGAAGATCAACCCGGCCAACGACTCCGACCCTCTACATGCCGACCTCCTGCTATACGTCACGCG GTACGACTTGGTGCTGCCCAATGGGAATAAGCTGGTTAGGGGCGTGACCCAACTGGGCGGGGCCTGTTCTAGCCAATGGAGTTGCGTCATTACGGAAGACACAGGATTTGACCTGGGAATCACCATCGCACACGAGATtgggcacag tttcgGTATCAACCACGACGGCGTGGGTAACAGCTGCAGTGGCGGAGGCTTCATGATGGCGTCAGATGGGGGATACAACAGCATAGACCTCACCTGGTCACAATGCAGCAGAACACAGCTACACGCCTtctacag TGCCGGGAAGGCGGGCTGTGTGTCAGACTTGCCTGTGATTGGTGGATCAGCGCTACAGGACTGGAAGCCCGGCCTATACTACGGCGTCGATGACCAGTGCAGGATCGCCTTCGGGAGCCAGGCCAGAGCTTGCACATTCACTAGCAACGACatg gaggcgTGTAGAGTGTTGTCATGTCACGTTGCTCCCGGAGACCAGAGCTCCTGTAAACGCCTACTGGTGCCCCTACTGGACGGAACGGAGTGCGCACctgaccag TGGTGCCTGAAGGGGCGCTGTGTATCCCCAGACAGTGTGGGCGCGGCCATGGTGGTGCATGGGGCGTGGTCTAGCTGGAGTCccgcctctctctgctctcgCACCTGTGGGGGAGGGGTCACACACAGGAGACGCAGCTGCAACAACCCCAg gcCTGCGTTTGGAGGAAGGGATTGTGAGGGGGTGGACATTGAGGCTGAACTTTGCAATCAacag tcgtGTGTGTCCACCCAGCTGGACTTCATGGCTCAGCAGTGTTCCCAAACGGACGCCCAGGCCCTGCACATACCCCCAGGAGACCCCGTACACCACACATGGCTGCCTGCAGTGGACCAcgccacag GTGATCTGCAGTGTCgtctcatgtgtgtgtctgcggacGAGAGCTTCATGGTCAGTCGGGGGTTAAAGTTCGTGGACGGCACGCGCTGCCAACCAGACCAGCCGACGCCACCGGGAACCATAGCAACATGCCTGGGGGGGCACTGCCAG gagttTGGCTGTGATGGAGTGTTGCATTCTGGGAAGGTGTTggatgtgtgtggggtgtgtgggggagaCTCCTCCTCATGTGTCATCACAACAAACACTTACAGCGGAGGGAACGCAGGAG agtaTGTCACCTTCCTGACGCTGCCAGTCAATGCCACTCAAGTCCGCATCGTCAACACCAAGCCAGTATTCACACACATGG cggtgttGCAGGGTGATGGCTACATCGTAGCTGGTCAGGGTTCCATATCCCTGAACGTGACGCACCCCTCCCCCCTGGAGGACGATCACGTGACCTTTCACCTCTACTTGACCCCTGACCTGCTGCCCAGCACTGAGGAGATCACACTACAGGGACCACTACagcacgacacacacatacag gtgtttcgTAGGTATGGTAAAGAATATGGTGAACAGACAGACCCCGAAATCAGCTACCAGTACTACACTCCTATCACCACCGGGGGCAGCAGAGACGTCTACAGCTGGACCAACACCACTGGACCCTGCTCTGTCACCTGTGGAACAG GCGTCCAGCAGGTAGAGtggttgtgtgtggatgtggccACTGGAGGGCGCCGTGACGAGTCTCTCTGTGGAGACGACAGCAGAacgcaacagcaacacacacactgcagcatgcCAGCCTGCCCGCCCAG CTGGGAGGTGGGTGAGTTTGGTGCCTGCAGCGCCTCGTGTGGCGGGGGGGAGAAGGTGCGGGAGGTCAGCTGTGTCCAGAGTCTCGGAGGAGGACAGGTGATCCAGGTGGCCCCGCCCCTCTGCCCACCTGAcgcccgaccacacacacacacaccctgcggaacacagccctgccctgccag GTGGCGTGTGTCCGAGCCCGGTGTGTGTTCTGCCGTGTGTGGGCCGGGTGTGGCCCAGCGTAACGTCACCTGTGTGAGAGAACAGCAGGGGGAGGAGCTAGAGGCGGGGCCTAATGACTGTCCTAAACCACGCCCCCCTGACACGCTGCCCTGCGTGGTGGACGTGTGTCCAATCGGATGGGAGGACATGGCcaag GCTCATCCGGAGGTTCTGGTCCAGCGTTCTAGACCCGCCCATGTGTACGTGTGGAGCCCTATGGTTGGCCAATGCTCTAGAAGCTGCGGCAACG gttcccaGCAGGTGTGGTATACGTGTGTAGATCATCAGTCTCGGTTCGGAGTGTCGGAGTCTCACTGTGAAGCCTCCAGCAAACCccaaccacacaccaccacctgcaacacacaccactgcccacctgt gtggcgttatgtggagggtgtgtgtagCGTGTCGTGTGGGGGCGGAGTGGCGCGGAGGGTGCTGTACTGCTCCAGACCTGTAGGGGGAGCCAagcgagaaggagaaggaggaccaGAAGCAGAAGCAG aagcagagggagaaggagaaggagaaggagagggagaggagatgttgAGCGATACTCACTGCCTGGCCGTACCCAGACCTCTGGACACAGTGGAGTGTAACACACAGCCCTGCCCTgccat CTGGTCCATAGCGAGTGTTTCCCCCTGCTCTGTCACCTGTGGAGTGGGCGTGTCCGAGCGGAGAGCCGTGTGTGTGCAGTACCAAAAGGGGCGTGTCCTGAGCGTACCTGAGGACAGGTGTAGTCACGCCagggagccaatcagaatcgTCCCCTGTAGACTACAACCCTGCACATTCACATGGGACTCACGCCAGTGGAGcaag TGTTCATCTCCGTGTGGGTATGGGGTCCAGTCCCGGGCCGTGTTCTGTAGAGGTCCTGCGCAGCCCGACCCGGTGAGCCCCCTACTGTGCATGACGCTGCCTAAACCAATCACCATCCAGACCTGTTACGCGGGGGAGTGCGgggcgcccacgcacacacacacacacactcgcacagaggacacacacacacgcacacaggacacacacacaccaggcaaagaggaggaggagatgaggaccaCACAGATGCCATTGGCCAGGAGGGTCGTGACATCATCAAGAGGCGACAGACAAGGGGAAGTGACGTCATCAACAGcagcccccaaacacacacctgtcaccatggcaacagcagCACCAACCATTCCCTCTCAGACCA gtgtgtgtggtcAGCTCCTGCTGCAGCCGTCTGGAACTATCGACCTGCGGAACGTGACCCAGAGGAGATGCCGCGTCGCGATTGGTCGACCACTTGATGAGGTCATCACTGTCAGGTTCGAAGCCAGCACTCTGGACTGCAGGGCTa gggagtacGTGGCGTTCTATGACAGGCTGATCCTGATCCGTAAATGCGAGCGTCTGATTGGCTCGGAGCTGAAGTCGCGTACCAACGTCCTATTGGTCCGTCAGGGGCGAGTAACCCCCGGCAACGGAATCCTGCTGACCTACACCAGCAGCAAGAACCCCAAGAGCAGCCGCAcacaag agtGTGACGTGCAGCTGTTCGCTGCATCTGGAGAGCTGGAGAACCCGACAAAGAGGAAGAACAGCGGCCTCTCTGGCGACTCTGGGAATAGCAGCCCCCCTGATGACAATGGCGCCCCCTCTGGTAGCGCTGAGGCTTGCAGGGTGTTCATCAACGCTCCGCCGTCAATGCAGATACGAATACAAGCCCTCGGCATGCTCAACAGCACtgttgcacacacatacgtactg gtgcgtGACGTGGACACTCTCCAGACTAGTGTGTATTCCGGTCATCAGCTGTTCTTGTGGAGTTCCGTCGGCAGCCGAGCGGAATTGGAGTTCCATGGAGACTACACACACCAGGAGGGGACATTTAGAGCCCAGTATACAtttatatag